The following are encoded in a window of Urocitellus parryii isolate mUroPar1 chromosome 7, mUroPar1.hap1, whole genome shotgun sequence genomic DNA:
- the Plag1 gene encoding zinc finger protein PLAG1, whose protein sequence is MATVIPGDLSEVRDTQKVPSGKRKRGETKPRKNFPCQLCDKAFNSVEKLKVHSYSHTGERPYKCIQQDCTKAFVSKYKLQRHMATHSPEKTHKCNYCEKMFHRKDHLKNHLHTHDPNKETFKCEECGKSYNTKLGFKRHLALHAATSGDLTCKVCLQTFESTGVLLEHLKSHAGKSSGGVKEKKHQCEHCDRRFYTRKDVRRHMVVHTGRKDFLCQYCAQRFGRKDHLTRHMKKSHNQELLKVKTEPVDFLDPFTCNVSVPIKDELLPVMSLPSSELLSKPFTNTLQLNLYNTPFQSMQSSGSAHQMITTLPLGMTCPIDMDAVHPSHHLSFKYPFSSTSYAISIPEKEQPLKGEIESYLMELQGGMPSSSQDSQASSSKLGLDPQNGSLDDGAGDLSLSKSSISISDPLNTPALDFSQLFNFIPLNGPPYNPISVGSLGMSYSQDEAHSSVSQLPAQTQDLQDPANTIGLGSLHSLSAAFTSSLSTSTTLPRFHQAFQ, encoded by the exons ATGgccactgtcattcctggtgatTTGTCAGAAGTAAGAGATACCCAGAAAGTCCCTTCAGGGAAACGTAAGCGTGGTGAAACCAAACCAAGAAAAAACTTTCCTTGCCAACTGTGTGACAAGGCCTTTAACAGTGTTGAGAAATTAAAGGTTCACTCCTACTCTCACACAGGAGAGAGGCCCTACAAGTGCATACAACAAGACTGCACCAAGGCCTTTGTCTCTAAGTACAAATTACAAAG GCACATGGCTACTCACTCTCCTGAGAAAACCCACAAGTGTAATTATTGTGAGAAAATGTTTCACCGGAAAGATCATCTAAAGAATCACCTACATACACATGACCCCAACAAAGAGACGTTTAAGTGTGAAGAGTGTGGCAAGAGTTACAATACCAAGCTTGGGTTTAAACGACACTTGGCCTTGCATGCAGCAACCAGCGGCGACCTCACCTGCAAGGTATGTTTGCAGACTTTCGAAAGCACAGGAGTGCTTCTGGAGCACCTTAAGTCTCATGCAGGCAAGTCATCTGGGGGGGTGAAAGAGAAAAAGCACCAGTGCGAGCATTGTGATCGCCGGTTCTACACCCGAAAGGATGTCCGGAGacacatggtggtgcacactggaAGAAAGGACTTCCTCTGTCAGTACTGTGCACAGAGATTTGGACGAAAGGATCACCTGACTCGACATATGAAGAAGAGCCACAATCAAGAGCTTCTAAAGGTCAAAACTGAACCAGTGGACTTCCTggatccatttacctgcaatgtGTCTGTGCCTATAAAAGATGAGCTCCTTCCGGTGATGTCCTTACCTTCCAGTGAACTGTTATCAAAGCCATTCACAAACACTTTGCAGTTAAACCTCTATAACACTCCATTTCAGTCCATGCAGAGCTCGGGATCTGCCCATCAAATGATCACAACTTTACCTTTAGGAATGACATGCCCAATAGATATGGATGCTGTTCATCCCTCTCACCACCTGTCTTTCAAATATCCATTCAGTTCTACCTCATATGCAATTTCTATTCCTGAAAAAGAACAGCCATTAAAGGGGGAAATTGAGAGTTATCTGATGGAGTTACAAGGTGGCATGCCCTCTTCATCCCAGGATTCTCAAGCATCATCATCTAAGCTAGGGTTGGATCCTCAGAATGGGTCCCTAGATGATGGTGCAGGGGACCTCTCCTTATCAAAAAGTTCAATCTCTATCAGTGACCCCCTCAACACACCAGCATTGGATTTTTCTCAGTTGTTTAATTTCATACCTTTAAATGGTCCTCCTTATAATCCTATCTCAGTGGGGAGCCTCGGAATGAGCTATTCCCAAGACGAAGCACATTCTTCAGTTTCCCAGCTACCCGCACAGACACAGGATCTTCAGGATCCTGCAAACACTATAGGTCTTGGGTCTCTGCACTCACTGTCAGCAGCTTTCACAAGTAGCTTAAGCACAAGCACCACCCTGCCACGTTTCCATCAGGCTTTTCAGTAA